GTTGCAATTCGGGCTGGAAGCCTCTGATTCAGTCGCGGAAACCGAGGATCACATCGCAGCCTTGTTTGAGGTCATGCGTTACTTGATCGCGGGAGAGGATGCGGGTGTTTCTAACCTTACAAATCAAAGGGTTTTTTTCAACGATCACATTCGGCCTTGGTATGACGATTTATGTGACGCTATCGATGCCGATCCGGAAACCCATTTGTACAAATCCGTTTCCGCACTGACCCGAGAGTTTTTAGCGATTGAGAGTCAGAGTTTTGATATGGTTTAGTCAAATTTAATTGACACAATAGCTTTGGTATTTAAGGGTATGTCCTAGCGAAAAAAACATGCAAAAACTCACATAAATAATTTAATTCCTCTAAACTAAATCTGTAGAAATGCACTAACTATATTCGTATAAAGGAATATTTATGGACAGCAAAAAACCAGAAGCAAATCAAAAAGCAAAATCCTCGCGTCGCACATTTTTTATTGGCGCAGGAGTCACAGTTGGTGCAGCTGCGGTTGCTTCCCAAACTCCATTAGGGCAAGCCGTTGTTCAAAATGTTGCTGAGGCGGTCACTACGAAACCAGATGGCTATCACCTTTCCGCACACATTAAGAAGTACTACCAAACAACGCTCGTTTAATAGAGCGTTTTTTTTGAACTAACCAATTTATTTATTCGCACATCGCAGGAGTCTCACCATGAGCCTAACTCGCAAATCCACCTCAGCCTCTAGCCGGGTTCCTTCCCAATTGATCGGTAGCCTCTCGCGCGGACTGCGCTCAGCGGTACCGACCATGGATCGTCGAACATTCTTAAAACGTTCCGGTATTGGTGTTGGTGCTGGTATTGCTGCCACTCAATTGAACATGCTCCAAAAGGCTAATGCGGCCGAGACCAAGGCGATGCTCGATGGCAAAGGTAAGATTGAGGTAAAGCGCACAGTTTGTACCCATTGCTCAGTGGGATGTGCGTTTGATGCAACCGTTGAAAACGGGGTTTGGGTTCGTCAAGACCCTGTATTTGAGTCCCCCATCAACATGGGCGGCGCTTGTGCAAAGGGTGCGGCACTGCGCGAGCACGGTCATGGCGACTATCGCTTGCGTACCCCCATGAAATTAGTTGACGGCAAATACCAAAAAATTTCTTGGGACCAGGCGCTTGATGAAATTACCGCCAAAATGAAAGATCTGCGTTCAAAGTACACGCCAGACTCCATCTTTTTTATTGGCTCATCCAAGTACAACAACGAGCAAGCCTATTTGCTCCGTAAGTTTGTATCTCTTTACGGTACGAACAATACTGACCACCAAGCGCGTATCTGCCACTCCACCACGGTTGCGGGTGTAGCCAATACCTGGGGCTATGGTGCAATGACCAATAGCTATAACGACATGATGAACTCGAAGGCAGCGTTATATATCGGCTCGAACGCTGCTGAGGCGCACCCTGTATCCATGTTGCATATGCTGCATGCGAAAGAGAATGGTTGCAAAGTGATCGTGGTTGATCCACGCTATACCCGAACCGCCGCAAAATCCGATCAGTATGTGCGGATTCGTTCCGGTACTGATATCCCATTTCTCTTCGGTGTGCTGTATCACATCTTCCAAAATGGTTGGGAAGACAAGAAATACATCAACGACCGTGTCTTTGGCATGGATGACATTCGCAAAGAGGTGATGGAAAAGTGGACTCCAGCAAATGTCGAAGAGGCTTGCGGAGTTCCAGAGGCGCAGGTGAAGAAGGTTGCAGAAACCATGGCTAAGAATCGTCCAGGAACGATTGTTTGGTGTATGGGTCAAACGCAGCACACCGTTGGTAACGCTATGGTTCGTGCTTCTTGCATCTTGCAATTAGCACTTGGCAATATTGGTGTATCCGGTGGTGGCGCCAACATCTTCCGCGGTCACGATAATGTTCAAGGTGCTACTGACGTGGGCCCTAATCCTGATTCTTTGCCAGGCTACTATGGCCTTGCCGCTGGTTCGTGGAAACATTACGCGGCTGTGTGGGGTGTTGACTATGAGTGGATCAAAGGCCGCTATGCTCCCAATATGATGGAGAAGTCAGGTACCACCGTGTCTCGTTGGGTTGATGCCGTTCTTGAAAAAGACGATATGGTCGATCAAGCCACTGCAGTGAAGGGCGTGTTCTTCTGGGGCCATGCACCAAACTCCCAAACCCGTGGCTTAGATATGAAGCGCGCCATGGATAAATTGGATCTCCTCGTTGTGGTTGATCCTTATCCAAGTGCAACTGCAGCGATGGCAGCAATGCCTCCTGCTCCAGGTGGCGCAGTTAATAAAAACCGCGCAGTGTATTTGCTACCAACCACAACTCAATTTGAGTGCTCAGGCTCAGCGACCGCATCCAATCGTTCCGTGCAGTGGCGCGAAAAGGTCATTGATCCGCTCTTCGAGTCCGTTCCTGACCATGTCCTCATGCAAGCTTTTGCTGACCGCTTGGGCTTTGGAAAAGAGCTCTCGAAAAACTACAAGATGCTTGATTCCAAGTTTGCTGGCAAGAACTGGAAAGAGCCCGAAGTTGAATCCATTCTGCGCGAAATTAATCAAGCAGTTTGGACCATTGGTTACACCGGCCATACCCCAGAGCGCTTAAAGGCACACATGCGCATGATGAGTGTCTTTGATCCAAAGACCTTGCGTTCGCGTGGCGGTAAAGATCCTGTCAGTGGTTACGACACAGCAGGGGATTATTTTGGATTGCCATGGCCTTGCTTTGGTAATGCTGCCCTCAAACATCCTGGTTCACCTAACCTCTATGACACCAGTAAGCACGTGATGGATGGCGGCGGTAATTTCCGAGCTAATTTTGGTGTTGAGAAGGATGGTAAGTCGCTCTTGGCTGCTGATGGCTCGTTCTCGAAGGGCGCTGACATCAAGACTGGTTACCCAGAGGTCGACCATGTCTTCATGAAGAAATTAGGCTGGTGGAATGAGCTAACCGAAGATGAGAAAAAAGCCGCTGAAGGAAAGAACTGGAAGACTGACCTTTCTGGCGGAATCATCCGTGTCACCATGAAAAACCATGGCTGCCATCCGTTTGGAAATGCGAAGGCGCGTGCGGTGGTGTGGAACTTCCCAGATGCCATTCCAATTCACCGTGAAGCTCTTTATAGTACTCGTCCAGACATGGTTGCGAAGTACCCAACCCACGATGACGTGAAGACCTTCTGGCGCTTGCCGACTTTATTTAAGACAGTTCAAAACAAAGCAATCGAAGACAAGCTCTATGAAAAGTTCCCGATCATTCTGACCTCTGGTCGCTTGGTGGAGTACGAGGGTGGCGGTGAGGAAACTCGTTCGAACCCATGGCTTGCTGAGTTGCAGCAAGAGAACTTCGTGGAGATTAATCCAAGTGCAGCCGCTCGGCGTGGTATCAAAAATTGGGATTTTGTTTGGGTGAAATCGCCAACCGGTGCCAAGATCAAGGTACGCGCATTGGTCACTGAACGCGTTGCACCAGATACTGCCTTCGTGCCCTTCCACTTCTCAGGATGGTGGGAAGGCAAGGATCTGCTCGATTTTTATCCAAAAGGAGCGTATCCGATCGTTCGTGGTGAGGCTGTCAATACGGGTACCACCTACGGATATGACCGTGTCACCATGATGCAAGAAACCAAGACCACGATCTGTCAGATCGAAAAGGCTGCTTAACTAACACCGCAAAGTCAGGAGATTAACTATGGCAAGAATGAAATTTATCTGCGACGCAGAACGGTGTATTGAATGCAACGGTTGCGTTACAGCGTGTAAGAACGAGAACGAGGTCCCATGGGGTGTTAATCGCCGTCGTGTGGTAACCATTAATGATGGCGTGGTTGGTGCTGAGAAATCCATCTCAGTAGCCTGTATGCACTGTGCAGATGCACCATGTATGGCCGTATGCCCAGTCGATTGCTTTTATCGCACCGATGAGGGTGTGGTTCTCCATAATAAGGACACCTGCATTGGCTGCGGCTATTGCTCGTATGCCTGCCCATTTGGAGCACCTCAGTTCCCAAGCTCTGGCACATTTGGCTTACGCGGAAAGATGGATAAGTGCACCTTCTGCAGTGGCGGCCCCGAGAAAAACGGTAGCGTCGCTGAGTTTGAAAAATATGGCCGTAATCGCCTCGCTGAAGGTAAGTTGCCTTTGTGCGCAGAACTTTGCTCAACCAAAGCACTGATTGGTGGCGACGGTGATGTGATTGCCGATGTATTCCGTACTCGAGTTGTCAAGCGTATGGCTGCTGGCAAGAATGCTGGAGCGGATGTATTTGGTTGGGCAACTGCCTACGGTAAACCGAATGCTCCTGCACCTGCTGCTAAACCAGCTGCTGGAGGTAAATCATGAAACTCGCGATAACGAGCGCCCTGGTTGCAGCCACCGTCTTGTTGACTGGCTGTAACGAGGCGAATGTGGGTACCTCGGCGTCTAAACGTCCTGATATCGCTCCATACATGGGCGCCGATAATGGGTTTATGGCAAAAGGTTGGAAACCAGGCGATCAAGCCAGCTGGAACGCCGAGATTACCAAGCGAAATCAGCTTCAGTCTGAGTACAGCAGAATCAAATAAAAATTAGAATAATTTGGAGATGATCCGATGAATGCATCATTTGGCTCGGTAATGCGATCTATTCTGTTGGTAGCAAGTCTTGCCATCAGTTCTTTTAGTTTTGCTCAGCAAGGAACCGCTCAGTCACCAACCCCGCAAAAAGTGGAGTCAGTCAACATCATGGATGTTGGTAGATCTCCAAATGCAACTTCGCAAGCTGCGATTGAGGCAGGAAAAAATCAACCGGGCAATAATGCGCCAATATGGAGAGCGGTCAATAGTGAAACAGTGAACTATGTTTCTATTCCTAATAAAGAAGCCGGTGTATTAATTCAAAAGACGGGTCAAGAGTGGCGTTTAATCCGTAACGGTGTGATTACTGTCTATGGAGCTTGGTTATTAACCATTGCTTTATGTGGCATTGTTGCTATGTATGTCGTCAAGGGTACGATTAAATTACATGAACCAATGTCGGGCCGCAAGATTCAACGCTTCACGTTGCTGGAGCGTATAACGCATTGGACCATGGCCTTTACCTTTGTTGCTCTGGCTTTTACGGGCATCATGATCCTTTGGGGTAAGCATTTCTTATTGCCATTAACAGGACCAGCATTCTTTGGAGCCTTTTTGCTTGTTTGCAAGAATGTGCATAACTTTGTGGGACCCGCTTTCACTGTGAGTATCGTGGTGTTCTTTATTCTTTTTGTTCGCAGAAACCTTCCAGAGAAGGGCGATATGGCGTGGGCGCTCGGATTTGGTGGTTTGATCTCAGGCAAGCATATTCCTGCTGGATTTTTTAACTTCGGTGAAAAATTCTGGTTTTGGGTAGGAATGGTGATTTTGGGCTCCGCAGTATCTGCATCCGGTTGGGTACTCGACATGATCGTCCCCTTTATCCAGATTGAATACTGGCGCGGCACCATGCAGATTGCCAACATTATTCATGGCGTAGGAGCCATTTTGATGACCGCGCTTGCGTTTGGGCATATTTACATTGGTACGATTGGTATGCAAGGTTCAATCGATGCCATGAAAACAGGGTATTGCGATGAGACCTGGGCCAAAGAGCATCATGAACTTTGGTACAAAAAATTAGGAAAGGGGTAATTCATATGAAACGTTTGTTTGTTGGCTCCGTTTGTGCGCTCGGATCAGCCGTCACCTTAGCCGCATTGCCACCCCCAACTCCACAACAAGCCGAAGCAGCAGCCCTTGCTAAAGCAAAAACTGCCTATGCCGGAACCGTTGCTAGCTATCAGCTTTGCCAGTCCATTAATGCAGTAGCCATGAAATACAAAACGGCTGGAACGCCTAATCCCGCCCCTTGCGTTGCGCCTCCTCCATTTGTGCCGCCTCCAACTGCGGCTGTTGCGCCAGCGCCTGCTGCCGCACCTGCAAAAAAATAGTTCGGTAGCTTTTCAAAAGAATCCCCAAGCTTTTACTTGGGGATTTTTTATTTAACAGCGGGATTGAGGGTGTAACGACCTGTAATCTGAGCACTACCCAAAATATGACGCTGAAGGGCTGCCAGGGCAGTCTTGCCATCAAAGGTGGAACCCAATCCAAGCGATGGGGTATCTAAAGCGTAAATCGTAAAAATATAGTGATGCCAGATGCTGTCGTTCCATGGGGGGCAGGGGCCATCATAACCAAAGTAATTCC
This DNA window, taken from Polynucleobacter sp. HIN5, encodes the following:
- a CDS encoding formate dehydrogenase subunit gamma; amino-acid sequence: MNASFGSVMRSILLVASLAISSFSFAQQGTAQSPTPQKVESVNIMDVGRSPNATSQAAIEAGKNQPGNNAPIWRAVNSETVNYVSIPNKEAGVLIQKTGQEWRLIRNGVITVYGAWLLTIALCGIVAMYVVKGTIKLHEPMSGRKIQRFTLLERITHWTMAFTFVALAFTGIMILWGKHFLLPLTGPAFFGAFLLVCKNVHNFVGPAFTVSIVVFFILFVRRNLPEKGDMAWALGFGGLISGKHIPAGFFNFGEKFWFWVGMVILGSAVSASGWVLDMIVPFIQIEYWRGTMQIANIIHGVGAILMTALAFGHIYIGTIGMQGSIDAMKTGYCDETWAKEHHELWYKKLGKG
- the fdh3B gene encoding formate dehydrogenase FDH3 subunit beta, translated to MARMKFICDAERCIECNGCVTACKNENEVPWGVNRRRVVTINDGVVGAEKSISVACMHCADAPCMAVCPVDCFYRTDEGVVLHNKDTCIGCGYCSYACPFGAPQFPSSGTFGLRGKMDKCTFCSGGPEKNGSVAEFEKYGRNRLAEGKLPLCAELCSTKALIGGDGDVIADVFRTRVVKRMAAGKNAGADVFGWATAYGKPNAPAPAAKPAAGGKS
- a CDS encoding formate dehydrogenase, translating into MDSKKPEANQKAKSSRRTFFIGAGVTVGAAAVASQTPLGQAVVQNVAEAVTTKPDGYHLSAHIKKYYQTTLV
- a CDS encoding formate dehydrogenase subunit alpha, translating into MSLTRKSTSASSRVPSQLIGSLSRGLRSAVPTMDRRTFLKRSGIGVGAGIAATQLNMLQKANAAETKAMLDGKGKIEVKRTVCTHCSVGCAFDATVENGVWVRQDPVFESPINMGGACAKGAALREHGHGDYRLRTPMKLVDGKYQKISWDQALDEITAKMKDLRSKYTPDSIFFIGSSKYNNEQAYLLRKFVSLYGTNNTDHQARICHSTTVAGVANTWGYGAMTNSYNDMMNSKAALYIGSNAAEAHPVSMLHMLHAKENGCKVIVVDPRYTRTAAKSDQYVRIRSGTDIPFLFGVLYHIFQNGWEDKKYINDRVFGMDDIRKEVMEKWTPANVEEACGVPEAQVKKVAETMAKNRPGTIVWCMGQTQHTVGNAMVRASCILQLALGNIGVSGGGANIFRGHDNVQGATDVGPNPDSLPGYYGLAAGSWKHYAAVWGVDYEWIKGRYAPNMMEKSGTTVSRWVDAVLEKDDMVDQATAVKGVFFWGHAPNSQTRGLDMKRAMDKLDLLVVVDPYPSATAAMAAMPPAPGGAVNKNRAVYLLPTTTQFECSGSATASNRSVQWREKVIDPLFESVPDHVLMQAFADRLGFGKELSKNYKMLDSKFAGKNWKEPEVESILREINQAVWTIGYTGHTPERLKAHMRMMSVFDPKTLRSRGGKDPVSGYDTAGDYFGLPWPCFGNAALKHPGSPNLYDTSKHVMDGGGNFRANFGVEKDGKSLLAADGSFSKGADIKTGYPEVDHVFMKKLGWWNELTEDEKKAAEGKNWKTDLSGGIIRVTMKNHGCHPFGNAKARAVVWNFPDAIPIHREALYSTRPDMVAKYPTHDDVKTFWRLPTLFKTVQNKAIEDKLYEKFPIILTSGRLVEYEGGGEETRSNPWLAELQQENFVEINPSAAARRGIKNWDFVWVKSPTGAKIKVRALVTERVAPDTAFVPFHFSGWWEGKDLLDFYPKGAYPIVRGEAVNTGTTYGYDRVTMMQETKTTICQIEKAA